A region from the Mercenaria mercenaria strain notata unplaced genomic scaffold, MADL_Memer_1 contig_1584, whole genome shotgun sequence genome encodes:
- the LOC128551720 gene encoding uncharacterized protein LOC128551720 isoform X2, with protein MDKLLIFLLSVVALTVPGVHTTHFRGAIISWRPGSAKDEIIIDYRISWRRSSNGHYCDSSTIQNGETVLGEGSLSCFNNCQGSLGSLHYQCTDYSLTEDWTSGKGRLIKTLTLRLQNSTHFEFGYDSGNWISSLITGGDGDWQLRVKGDLAARNDTGTINSSPSAEITPIVRLQYGCHHTIKIPVSDPDQDIVKCRWASSYQNECGDVCNGFPNAYLNNTACTLTYDASYSTGWYAVAIQVEDYANVNASQPLSSIPVQFLVQVYQSSDSCSVKPEIIDPSPIDGACIVVPVNETFESTITAQIRGSNRSIAEIKTTSPLGMVKSPLMQINSTTWQVNVTWAPTAINDTSNVFCYTATDTFGQQSVRRCITLLSGVSKPMFIDGYGFPSPTGIVSPDQRHWTVAVDSPFVRGSQHSYIRLYSERGSLLETIDASDSRRVTLNSYNQSLEFTTSTSLHENQSYYFLFDSEAVPIRLVNGPNKYSGRVEVFHGGAWGTVCDDYFDRNDAEVICRMLGLSTNDSKIEAFQQAHFGQGSGRIVLDDLECYGYESSLEHCHSSGWMIENCGHQEDAGVSCHATIRLVDGSSNYSGRVEVYHDGEWGTVCDDSFGLNDAKFICRQLGMYYGDRYSIIFIVIMRIIEISQRDNILI; from the exons ATGGACAAGTTGCTCATTTTCTTACTTTCTGTTGTGGCACTGACTGTACCTGGAGTACACACGACACATTTCCGAGGGGCAATCATTTCGTGGAGGCCTGGATCTGCAAAG gATGAAATAATCATTGATTACCGCATATCATGGAGGCGGAGCTCGAATGGCCACTATTGTGATAGTTCTACAATACAAAATGGCGAGACCGTTTTAGGTGAAGGATCCCTGAGCTGTTTTAACAATTGTCAGGGTAGCCTGGGTTCTCTGCACTACCAATGTACAGACTATAGTTTAACTGAAGACTGGACCTCTGGTAAAGGCAGGCTGATCAAAACATTAACTCTAAGGCTGCAAAATTCAACTCACTTCGAATTCGG ATATGATAGCGGCAACTGGATAAGTTCCTTGATTACTGGTGGTGACGGCGATTGGCAACTAAGGGTAAAAGGTGATCTTGCTGCCAGAAATGATACCGGTACAATCAATTCCTCTCCAAGCGCAGAAATAACGCCAATCGTCAGGCTTCAATACGGATGCCACCATACCATTAAAATACCAG TTTCAGATCCCGATCAAGACATTGTTAAATGTCGTTGGGCCTCCAGTTACCAAAATGAATGTGGAGATGTTTGTAATGGCTTTCCAAATGCTTACTTAAACAAT aCAGCATGTACATTGACCTACGACGCTTCGTACTCTACTGGTTGGTACGCTGTAGCGATTCAAGTTGAAGACTATGCAAATGTAAACGCCAGCCAACCCTTGAGTAGCATCCCTGTGCAATTCCTTGTCCAAGTGTATCAGTCCAGCGACTCCTGTTCCGTAAAGCCAGAAATCATTGATCCATCGCCAATAGACGGTGCATGCATTGTTGTTCCAGTCAATGAAACTTTTGAGTCAACCATCACGGCCCAAATCAGAGGTTCAAACAGAAG TATAGCTGAGATCAAGACGACCTCTCCTCTAGGGATGGTTAAATCACCATTAATGCAGATAAATTCAACCACTTGGCAGGTCAATGTCACATGGGCACCGACTGCTATCAATGATACAAGCAACGTGTTTTGTTACACAGCGACAGACACATTCGG ACAACAGAGTGTCAGAAGGTGCATAACATTGTTATCAGGAG TTTCGAAGCCTATGTTTATTGATGGGTACGGGTTTCCGTCTCCAACTGGAATTGTTTCGCCAGATCAAAGACATTGGACAGTAGCAGTGGATAGTCCG TTTGTACGAGGTTCACAGCATTCTTATATCCGGTTGTATAGCGAAAGAGGTTCACTTCTTGAGACTATCGACGCCTCTGATAGCCGAAGAGTCACACTCAACTCGTATAATCAGTCTCTTGAATTTACCACTTCAACATCTCTTCACGAAAATCAGTCATATTACTTTCTTTTTGATTCAG AAGCTGTGCCAATTCGCCTTGTAAATGGGCCGAATAAGTATTCTGGGCGGGTTGAAGTCTTCCATGGCGGAGCTTGGGGGACCGTTTGTGATGACTATTTCGACCGTAACGATGCTGAGGTCATTTGTCGAATGCTAGGATTATCTACCAATGACAG caaaatagaAGCATTTCAACAAGCACATTTCGGCCAGGGTAGCGGGAGAATTGTCTTAGATGACCTGGAATGTTATGGTTATGAATCTAGCCTAGAGCATTGTCATTCCTCTGGCTGGATGATTGAGAACTGTGGACACCAAGAGGATGCAGGTGTCTCATGTCATG CCACAATACGCTTGGTCGACGGAAGCAGTAATTACTCAGGTCGGGTGGAAGTGTACCATGATGGAGAATGGGGGACTGTATGTGATGATAGTTTTGGTCTGAATGATGCAAAGTTTATCTGCAGACAACTAGGGATGTATTATGGAGATAGGTATAGTATAATATTCATTGTTATCATGCGTATAATAGAGATATCACAGAGAGATAATATCTTAATTTAA
- the LOC128551720 gene encoding uncharacterized protein LOC128551720 isoform X1, with translation MDKLLIFLLSVVALTVPGVHTTHFRGAIISWRPGSAKDEIIIDYRISWRRSSNGHYCDSSTIQNGETVLGEGSLSCFNNCQGSLGSLHYQCTDYSLTEDWTSGKGRLIKTLTLRLQNSTHFEFGYDSGNWISSLITGGDGDWQLRVKGDLAARNDTGTINSSPSAEITPIVRLQYGCHHTIKIPVSDPDQDIVKCRWASSYQNECGDVCNGFPNAYLNNTACTLTYDASYSTGWYAVAIQVEDYANVNASQPLSSIPVQFLVQVYQSSDSCSVKPEIIDPSPIDGACIVVPVNETFESTITAQIRGSNRSIAEIKTTSPLGMVKSPLMQINSTTWQVNVTWAPTAINDTSNVFCYTATDTFGQQSVRRCITLLSGVSKPMFIDGYGFPSPTGIVSPDQRHWTVAVDSPFVRGSQHSYIRLYSERGSLLETIDASDSRRVTLNSYNQSLEFTTSTSLHENQSYYFLFDSGVLRSAAYCGTDSEEIRDPYFWRFSTEAVPIRLVNGPNKYSGRVEVFHGGAWGTVCDDYFDRNDAEVICRMLGLSTNDSKIEAFQQAHFGQGSGRIVLDDLECYGYESSLEHCHSSGWMIENCGHQEDAGVSCHATIRLVDGSSNYSGRVEVYHDGEWGTVCDDSFGLNDAKFICRQLGMYYGDRYSIIFIVIMRIIEISQRDNILI, from the exons ATGGACAAGTTGCTCATTTTCTTACTTTCTGTTGTGGCACTGACTGTACCTGGAGTACACACGACACATTTCCGAGGGGCAATCATTTCGTGGAGGCCTGGATCTGCAAAG gATGAAATAATCATTGATTACCGCATATCATGGAGGCGGAGCTCGAATGGCCACTATTGTGATAGTTCTACAATACAAAATGGCGAGACCGTTTTAGGTGAAGGATCCCTGAGCTGTTTTAACAATTGTCAGGGTAGCCTGGGTTCTCTGCACTACCAATGTACAGACTATAGTTTAACTGAAGACTGGACCTCTGGTAAAGGCAGGCTGATCAAAACATTAACTCTAAGGCTGCAAAATTCAACTCACTTCGAATTCGG ATATGATAGCGGCAACTGGATAAGTTCCTTGATTACTGGTGGTGACGGCGATTGGCAACTAAGGGTAAAAGGTGATCTTGCTGCCAGAAATGATACCGGTACAATCAATTCCTCTCCAAGCGCAGAAATAACGCCAATCGTCAGGCTTCAATACGGATGCCACCATACCATTAAAATACCAG TTTCAGATCCCGATCAAGACATTGTTAAATGTCGTTGGGCCTCCAGTTACCAAAATGAATGTGGAGATGTTTGTAATGGCTTTCCAAATGCTTACTTAAACAAT aCAGCATGTACATTGACCTACGACGCTTCGTACTCTACTGGTTGGTACGCTGTAGCGATTCAAGTTGAAGACTATGCAAATGTAAACGCCAGCCAACCCTTGAGTAGCATCCCTGTGCAATTCCTTGTCCAAGTGTATCAGTCCAGCGACTCCTGTTCCGTAAAGCCAGAAATCATTGATCCATCGCCAATAGACGGTGCATGCATTGTTGTTCCAGTCAATGAAACTTTTGAGTCAACCATCACGGCCCAAATCAGAGGTTCAAACAGAAG TATAGCTGAGATCAAGACGACCTCTCCTCTAGGGATGGTTAAATCACCATTAATGCAGATAAATTCAACCACTTGGCAGGTCAATGTCACATGGGCACCGACTGCTATCAATGATACAAGCAACGTGTTTTGTTACACAGCGACAGACACATTCGG ACAACAGAGTGTCAGAAGGTGCATAACATTGTTATCAGGAG TTTCGAAGCCTATGTTTATTGATGGGTACGGGTTTCCGTCTCCAACTGGAATTGTTTCGCCAGATCAAAGACATTGGACAGTAGCAGTGGATAGTCCG TTTGTACGAGGTTCACAGCATTCTTATATCCGGTTGTATAGCGAAAGAGGTTCACTTCTTGAGACTATCGACGCCTCTGATAGCCGAAGAGTCACACTCAACTCGTATAATCAGTCTCTTGAATTTACCACTTCAACATCTCTTCACGAAAATCAGTCATATTACTTTCTTTTTGATTCAG GTGTCTTGAGAAGCGCCGCGTACTGTGGTACAGATTCAGAAGAAATAAGAGACCCATACTTCTGGCGATTTTCTACAG AAGCTGTGCCAATTCGCCTTGTAAATGGGCCGAATAAGTATTCTGGGCGGGTTGAAGTCTTCCATGGCGGAGCTTGGGGGACCGTTTGTGATGACTATTTCGACCGTAACGATGCTGAGGTCATTTGTCGAATGCTAGGATTATCTACCAATGACAG caaaatagaAGCATTTCAACAAGCACATTTCGGCCAGGGTAGCGGGAGAATTGTCTTAGATGACCTGGAATGTTATGGTTATGAATCTAGCCTAGAGCATTGTCATTCCTCTGGCTGGATGATTGAGAACTGTGGACACCAAGAGGATGCAGGTGTCTCATGTCATG CCACAATACGCTTGGTCGACGGAAGCAGTAATTACTCAGGTCGGGTGGAAGTGTACCATGATGGAGAATGGGGGACTGTATGTGATGATAGTTTTGGTCTGAATGATGCAAAGTTTATCTGCAGACAACTAGGGATGTATTATGGAGATAGGTATAGTATAATATTCATTGTTATCATGCGTATAATAGAGATATCACAGAGAGATAATATCTTAATTTAA